A genomic segment from Streptomyces sp. NBC_01233 encodes:
- a CDS encoding spermidine synthase: MADKDRNKGRQRGRGSAEAVAGQVDGGRAELEPDRERAAAWTLLIDGAPQSHVDLDDPGYLDFAYQRRIGHLIDLVAPARQPLNVVHLGGGAFTLARYTAASRPRSTQQIVEIDAALVAFVREHLPLDPQARVRVRAVDARAGLAKVPDGWADLVIADVFSGARTPAHLTSTEFLDDVRRALAPTGWYVANLADGPPLTHLRSQIATAASRFTELALAADPVVWRGKRFGNAVLVASDRELPVAEFTRRVASDPHPGRVEHGRALADFAGGAAPVADASAVASPQPPPSVFR, encoded by the coding sequence GTGGCAGACAAGGACAGGAACAAGGGCAGGCAGCGCGGACGCGGCAGCGCCGAGGCGGTCGCCGGACAGGTGGACGGCGGCCGGGCGGAGCTGGAGCCGGACCGCGAGCGCGCCGCCGCCTGGACCCTGCTGATCGACGGCGCCCCGCAGTCGCACGTGGACCTGGACGACCCCGGGTACCTGGACTTCGCGTACCAGCGGAGGATCGGCCACCTGATCGACCTCGTCGCGCCCGCCCGCCAGCCCCTGAACGTGGTGCACCTCGGTGGCGGCGCCTTCACCCTCGCCCGCTACACGGCCGCCTCCCGACCCCGCTCGACCCAGCAGATCGTGGAGATCGACGCCGCACTGGTCGCCTTCGTACGGGAACACCTGCCGCTGGACCCGCAGGCGCGGGTCCGGGTCCGCGCGGTGGACGCCCGGGCGGGACTGGCGAAGGTGCCGGACGGCTGGGCGGACCTGGTGATCGCGGACGTGTTCAGCGGCGCGCGCACCCCGGCGCACCTGACGAGCACCGAGTTCCTGGACGACGTACGGCGTGCCCTCGCGCCCACCGGGTGGTACGTGGCCAACCTCGCGGACGGTCCGCCGCTGACCCACCTGCGGAGCCAGATCGCGACGGCCGCGTCCCGGTTCACGGAGCTGGCGCTGGCCGCAGACCCGGTGGTGTGGCGGGGGAAACGTTTCGGCAATGCCGTCCTGGTGGCGTCCGACCGTGAGCTGCCCGTCGCGGAATTCACCCGCCGGGTCGCGAGCGACCCCCACCCGGGCCGGGTCGAGCACGGCCGGGCACTGGCGGACTTCGCGGGCGGCGCGGCCCCCGTCGCCGACGCCTCCGCGGTGGCCTCGCCGCAGCCGCCGCCCTCGGTCTTCCGCTAG
- a CDS encoding tetratricopeptide repeat protein: protein MAASPHSPNSTFRRLRGQHSPAEFAALVRRAAKEIGETVSCDARYIGRVESGEIRCPNYAYERVFLHMFPGRALADLGFSPRESVRGRSAQRDPLTPVPTHRSPSSAKESDVLRRAFMAGGSATVAAATLSLTLLGDTRRLPSRAGESEAAAVEDAVRQIRLLDDRHGADALYRRAAEPLRTAYALLDAGATRQSTEDRLHAGAGELAVSVGWLAHDSGRFDDARSHYAEALATARVARDAGLEAHAFSNMAFLARDCGRSREAVRAAQAGRRAARSLGSPRLLSLLALREAGGWAGLADRKACEDALTRAHTEFSRGGADGDPEWMSFFGEAELEFLEARCWAALGEHARAARHARRAADLQDPHFARNVALYTAELAGDLARAGAPDEAAWAGGRVLDLLTEVQSTRVRSMLSETAGALVPHQRSPRVGAFLARHASV, encoded by the coding sequence ATGGCGGCGTCCCCCCACTCACCCAACTCCACGTTCCGGCGGCTGCGCGGGCAGCACTCCCCGGCCGAGTTCGCGGCCCTGGTGCGCCGGGCGGCGAAGGAGATCGGAGAAACGGTTTCCTGCGACGCCCGCTACATCGGCCGGGTCGAGTCCGGCGAGATCCGCTGCCCCAACTACGCGTACGAGCGGGTCTTCCTCCATATGTTCCCCGGCCGCGCCCTGGCCGACCTGGGATTCTCCCCGCGCGAGAGCGTGCGCGGGCGATCGGCGCAGCGCGATCCCCTCACCCCCGTCCCCACCCACCGTTCCCCTTCCAGTGCCAAGGAGAGCGACGTGCTGCGTCGCGCGTTCATGGCGGGCGGCTCCGCGACCGTGGCGGCCGCGACGCTCAGCCTCACCCTGCTCGGCGACACCCGCCGGCTCCCCTCCCGCGCCGGCGAGTCCGAGGCAGCCGCCGTCGAGGACGCGGTACGCCAGATCCGCCTGCTGGACGACCGGCACGGGGCCGACGCCCTGTACCGCAGGGCCGCCGAGCCCCTGCGCACCGCCTACGCCCTGCTCGACGCCGGGGCCACCCGGCAGTCCACCGAGGACCGGCTGCACGCGGGCGCCGGCGAACTGGCCGTCTCGGTCGGCTGGCTGGCCCACGACTCCGGCCGCTTCGACGACGCCCGCTCGCACTACGCGGAGGCCCTGGCGACGGCCCGGGTCGCGCGGGACGCGGGTCTGGAGGCGCACGCCTTCAGCAACATGGCCTTCCTGGCCCGGGACTGCGGCCGCTCCCGCGAGGCGGTACGGGCGGCCCAGGCGGGCCGCCGGGCCGCGCGCTCCCTCGGTTCCCCGCGGCTGCTGTCGCTGCTCGCCCTGCGGGAGGCCGGCGGCTGGGCGGGGCTGGCCGACCGCAAGGCCTGCGAGGACGCGCTGACCCGGGCCCACACGGAGTTCTCCCGGGGCGGGGCCGACGGCGACCCCGAGTGGATGTCCTTCTTCGGCGAGGCGGAACTGGAGTTCCTGGAGGCGCGGTGCTGGGCGGCGCTCGGGGAACACGCCCGCGCGGCCCGGCACGCCCGGCGCGCCGCCGACCTCCAGGATCCGCACTTCGCCCGGAACGTCGCCCTCTACACCGCCGAGCTGGCCGGCGACCTGGCCCGCGCGGGCGCCCCGGACGAGGCCGCCTGGGCGGGTGGCCGGGTGCTGGACCTGCTGACCGAGGTCCAGTCCACCCGGGTCCGGTCGATGCTCTCGGAGACGGCGGGCGCGCTTGTTCCGCATCAGCGCTCTCCTCGGGTGGGGGCCTTCCTGGCCCGGCACGCCTCGGTCTGA
- a CDS encoding VOC family protein: MAATLSVADLDAAVAHCAASGGEVIAAPAPTPNGRRAVVRHPEGGVYEYLGC, from the coding sequence GTGGCCGCCACCCTCTCCGTGGCCGACCTGGACGCGGCGGTCGCGCACTGCGCCGCGTCCGGGGGCGAGGTGATCGCCGCCCCCGCCCCCACGCCCAACGGGCGCCGCGCGGTGGTGCGCCACCCCGAGGGCGGGGTCTACGAGTACCTCGGCTGCTGA
- a CDS encoding histidine phosphatase family protein encodes MAPRILLARHGQTAWSQLGKHTGRTDVPLLEEGKRGAKLLGERLARDPWNNLPGIEVRTSPLARASESCDLAGFGVRAEPWDALLEWDYGDYEGMTPAEIQAIRPGWLIWRDGVPGGESVADIAARADEVVAWARSAERDVLVFAHGHILRTLAARWLGFEASFGARIRLEPTSLSVLGWAYGAPALERWNDTGHLDA; translated from the coding sequence ATGGCCCCCCGCATCCTGCTGGCCCGCCACGGCCAGACGGCGTGGTCCCAGCTCGGCAAGCACACCGGACGCACGGACGTGCCCCTGCTGGAGGAGGGCAAGCGGGGTGCGAAGCTGCTCGGCGAGCGGCTGGCCCGCGACCCGTGGAACAACCTGCCCGGCATCGAGGTCCGCACCAGTCCGCTGGCCCGCGCGAGCGAGAGCTGCGACCTGGCGGGCTTCGGCGTCCGGGCGGAGCCGTGGGACGCCCTGCTGGAGTGGGACTACGGCGACTACGAGGGCATGACCCCGGCCGAGATCCAGGCGATCCGGCCCGGCTGGCTGATCTGGCGCGACGGGGTCCCGGGCGGCGAGTCCGTCGCCGACATCGCGGCGCGCGCGGACGAGGTCGTCGCCTGGGCCCGCTCGGCGGAGCGCGACGTCCTCGTCTTCGCCCACGGCCACATCCTGCGCACCCTCGCCGCCCGCTGGCTCGGCTTCGAAGCCTCCTTCGGCGCCCGCATCCGCCTGGAACCCACCTCCCTCTCGGTCCTCGGCTGGGCCTACGGCGCCCCCGCCCTGGAACGCTGGAACGACACCGGACACCTCGACGCCTAG
- a CDS encoding AAA domain-containing protein: MTATASFDPGAAAAEATAAILHDTLHGAERGVVVDSPPGAGKSTLVVRAARELAAAGRRLMVVAQTNAQVDDLVLRLADKDPELRVGRLHSSEGDAYDPALRELPSVTLSAKPGDLAELPVTISTAAKWAFVKDVEPWQHAIVDEAYQMRSDALLAVAGLFERALFVGDPGQLDPFSVVGAEQWAGLSYDPSASAVSTLLAHNPQLPQHRLPVSWRLPATAAPLVSRAFYPYTQFRSGTGPGERRLSYGVPSDGSGPDRVLDEAAEAGWGLLELPARHTPRTDPEAVGAVALVVRRALDRGAVTSDEQSEGPSPLTADRIAVGTAHRDQAAAVRAALAGLGVTGVTVDTANRLQGREYDLTVVLHPLSGRPDATAFHLETGRLCVLASRHRHACVVVARAGIAELLDDHPSTEPVQLGVTVKFPHSSGQLPVGPDGWEAMYTVWEHLQQHRVPWAPA; this comes from the coding sequence GTGACCGCGACCGCATCCTTCGACCCCGGGGCCGCGGCCGCCGAGGCGACCGCCGCGATCCTGCACGACACCCTGCACGGGGCCGAGCGGGGCGTGGTCGTCGACTCCCCGCCCGGAGCCGGCAAGTCCACGCTCGTGGTGCGGGCGGCCCGGGAGCTGGCCGCGGCCGGGCGCCGGCTGATGGTGGTGGCGCAGACGAACGCACAGGTCGACGACCTGGTGCTGCGGCTCGCCGACAAGGACCCGGAGCTGCGGGTCGGCCGACTGCACAGCAGCGAGGGCGACGCGTACGACCCGGCGCTGCGGGAGCTGCCCTCGGTGACCCTCTCGGCGAAGCCGGGGGACCTCGCGGAGCTGCCGGTCACCATCTCCACGGCGGCGAAGTGGGCCTTCGTCAAGGACGTCGAGCCCTGGCAGCACGCCATCGTCGACGAGGCGTACCAGATGCGCTCGGACGCGCTGCTGGCCGTGGCCGGGCTGTTCGAGCGGGCGCTGTTCGTGGGCGACCCGGGGCAGTTGGACCCCTTCAGCGTGGTCGGCGCGGAGCAGTGGGCGGGCCTGTCCTACGACCCCTCCGCCTCGGCGGTGAGCACGCTGCTCGCGCACAATCCGCAGCTGCCGCAGCACCGGCTGCCGGTGTCCTGGCGACTCCCGGCCACGGCGGCGCCGCTGGTCTCCCGCGCGTTCTACCCGTACACGCAGTTCCGCAGCGGTACGGGCCCGGGCGAGCGGCGGCTGTCGTACGGGGTCCCCTCGGACGGGTCGGGCCCGGACCGGGTGCTGGACGAGGCCGCCGAGGCGGGCTGGGGCCTGCTGGAGCTGCCCGCGCGGCACACCCCGCGCACCGACCCGGAGGCCGTCGGGGCGGTGGCCCTGGTGGTCCGCCGCGCCCTGGACCGCGGAGCGGTGACCTCCGACGAGCAGTCCGAGGGCCCGTCCCCGCTGACGGCCGACCGGATCGCGGTCGGCACCGCCCACCGTGACCAGGCGGCCGCGGTCCGCGCGGCGCTGGCCGGACTCGGGGTCACCGGGGTCACGGTGGACACCGCGAACCGCCTCCAGGGCCGCGAGTACGACCTCACGGTGGTCCTCCACCCCCTGTCGGGCCGCCCGGACGCGACGGCCTTCCACCTGGAGACGGGCCGCCTGTGCGTCCTGGCCTCCCGGCACCGGCACGCGTGCGTGGTGGTGGCCCGGGCGGGCATAGCGGAACTCCTGGACGACCACCCCTCGACGGAACCGGTCCAGCTGGGCGTGACGGTGAAGTTCCCCCACTCATCCGGGCAACTACCAGTCGGCCCGGATGGCTGGGAGGCGATGTACACCGTCTGGGAGCACCTGCAACAGCATCGGGTGCCATGGGCGCCCGCTTGA
- a CDS encoding IS1634 family transposase, with protein sequence MECVVTSVVEKRLGALPVAAEFLRRLDVAGTVDRLCPGRDIAHVTHGQVIEVLVANRLTAPAPLWRVDRWAREWAVEEVFGIEAELLNDDRLGRALDAIAPRLRELTDSIGAQAIGEFGIDVSTFHWDMTSMSLYGAYPADDQDEEYPRIRHGHPKDRRYDLKQIQTGLAVTGDGGIPLLSRVIDGGAAEISQITGTMNALRAMAGPKKFLLIADSKLISYGNVTALIGAGTDFIAPAPASRVDDAVYAALDLETATVVDYTPARDENTPAAARETYRVLEDIHLVTGPRKSDPPLQVRRILVHSTGNAKGQQRAREKRLAKAREDLDKLQHSAGGRYYSTAEKIAARLGVITRTRRVSGCLHTEITTDETGRPALSWHFDQDVLQAEAAVDGWYALLTTLTPEQADPGEVLRRHKGQGTVERRYSDFKGPLAVTPVFVQDNKRVAALITVICLALLLFCLIERQVRRALGGDQKMQGLYPGNQRVRPTGRMILYHLSDLRLRVGSATDPPVIAITRGIQLHLLDLLGLEPTHPRWPET encoded by the coding sequence ATGGAATGTGTGGTCACCTCCGTGGTGGAGAAGCGTCTGGGCGCTCTGCCTGTCGCTGCCGAGTTTCTGCGCCGGCTTGATGTGGCCGGGACCGTCGACCGGCTGTGCCCGGGCCGCGACATCGCCCATGTGACGCACGGCCAGGTCATCGAGGTGCTGGTGGCCAACCGGCTGACCGCACCCGCACCCCTGTGGCGGGTGGACCGCTGGGCCCGGGAGTGGGCGGTGGAAGAAGTATTCGGAATTGAGGCGGAACTGCTCAACGACGACCGTCTGGGCCGGGCCCTGGACGCCATCGCCCCGCGGCTGAGAGAGCTCACCGACAGCATCGGGGCCCAGGCGATCGGCGAGTTCGGCATCGATGTGTCCACGTTCCACTGGGACATGACATCCATGTCGCTCTACGGCGCCTACCCGGCCGATGACCAGGACGAGGAGTATCCCCGCATCAGACACGGCCATCCCAAGGACCGCCGCTACGACCTCAAGCAGATCCAGACCGGCCTGGCGGTGACCGGCGACGGCGGTATCCCCCTGCTGTCCCGCGTCATCGACGGCGGAGCCGCGGAGATCTCCCAGATCACCGGCACCATGAACGCTCTGCGCGCGATGGCCGGACCGAAGAAGTTCCTGCTGATCGCCGACTCCAAGCTGATCTCATACGGCAACGTCACCGCCCTGATCGGGGCCGGGACCGATTTCATCGCCCCGGCCCCCGCTTCCAGGGTCGACGACGCCGTCTACGCCGCCCTCGACCTCGAGACGGCCACCGTCGTGGACTACACCCCCGCCCGCGACGAGAACACCCCCGCCGCAGCGCGTGAGACCTACCGGGTCCTGGAAGACATCCACCTTGTGACCGGGCCCCGCAAGAGCGATCCCCCGCTCCAGGTACGCCGGATCCTGGTGCACTCCACCGGCAACGCCAAAGGCCAGCAGCGGGCCCGCGAGAAACGCCTGGCCAAGGCCCGCGAAGACCTCGACAAGCTCCAGCACTCTGCCGGCGGCCGCTACTACAGCACCGCAGAGAAGATCGCCGCACGCCTCGGCGTGATCACCCGCACCCGCCGGGTCTCCGGCTGCCTGCACACCGAGATCACCACCGACGAAACCGGACGGCCCGCCCTGTCCTGGCACTTCGATCAGGACGTGCTCCAGGCCGAAGCCGCCGTCGACGGCTGGTACGCGCTGCTGACCACCCTCACCCCCGAACAGGCCGATCCCGGCGAAGTACTACGCCGCCACAAAGGCCAGGGCACCGTCGAGCGCCGATACAGCGACTTCAAGGGCCCCCTGGCCGTCACCCCTGTCTTCGTGCAGGACAACAAACGCGTCGCCGCACTGATCACAGTGATCTGCCTGGCCCTGCTGCTGTTCTGCCTGATCGAACGCCAGGTCCGCCGAGCCCTCGGCGGCGACCAGAAGATGCAGGGGCTCTACCCCGGCAACCAGAGGGTGCGGCCCACCGGCCGGATGATCCTCTACCACCTGTCCGACCTGCGGCTACGGGTCGGCAGCGCCACCGACCCACCCGTCATCGCCATCACCCGGGGCATCCAGCTCCACCTCCTCGACCTCCTCGGCCTGGAACCCACACATCCCCGCTGGCCAGAGACCTGA
- a CDS encoding IS630 family transposase — MTSAAGASVPRRGPKLEPLLLSADERAALERWTRRATSAQALALRAGIVLACAGPEVPPIVAVARDLRVTADTVRKWRRRFLADRLDGLVDEPRPGRPPTISVDQVENVVVTTLEELPKNATHWSRKSMADRSGLSKSTVGRIWRKFQLKPHLTDTFKLSTDPLFVEKVYDVVGLYFNPPEGAVVLSVDEKSQIQALDRSQPVLPIMPGMPERRTHDYVRNGLTTLFAAFDVATGEVISALHRRHRAAEFKKFLIRIDKEVPAHLQVHLIVDNYGTHKTPAIRAWLAKHPRFQLHFTPTGSSWINQVERWFGFLADQMIRRGAHKNVQALEADIRKWVKNWNEDPKPFIWTKTAEEILDSLARFCRRISGAGH, encoded by the coding sequence GTGACTTCTGCTGCTGGTGCGTCTGTTCCTCGTCGGGGCCCGAAGCTGGAGCCGTTGCTGCTCTCTGCTGATGAGCGGGCGGCGTTGGAGCGGTGGACTCGTCGGGCGACATCGGCCCAGGCTCTGGCCCTGCGTGCTGGGATTGTGCTGGCGTGCGCCGGGCCGGAGGTGCCGCCGATCGTCGCGGTCGCACGGGATCTGCGGGTGACCGCGGACACGGTCCGCAAGTGGCGGCGACGGTTCCTGGCCGACCGGCTGGACGGGCTGGTCGACGAGCCCCGGCCCGGCCGGCCGCCCACCATCAGCGTCGACCAGGTGGAGAACGTCGTGGTCACGACACTGGAGGAACTCCCGAAGAACGCCACGCACTGGTCGCGCAAGTCGATGGCGGACCGCAGTGGCCTGTCGAAGTCGACGGTCGGCCGGATCTGGCGGAAGTTCCAGCTCAAGCCGCACCTGACGGACACGTTCAAGCTGTCGACGGACCCATTGTTCGTGGAGAAGGTCTACGACGTCGTCGGCCTGTACTTCAACCCGCCCGAGGGCGCGGTGGTGCTCTCGGTGGACGAGAAATCCCAGATCCAGGCCCTGGACCGGTCCCAGCCGGTCCTGCCGATAATGCCCGGCATGCCCGAGCGACGAACCCATGACTACGTCCGCAACGGCCTGACCACCTTGTTCGCTGCGTTCGATGTTGCCACTGGTGAGGTCATCAGTGCCCTGCACCGCCGACACCGGGCTGCCGAGTTCAAGAAGTTCCTGATCAGGATCGACAAAGAGGTGCCCGCGCATCTCCAGGTCCACCTGATCGTGGACAACTACGGCACCCACAAGACCCCGGCGATCAGGGCATGGCTGGCCAAACACCCCCGGTTCCAGCTGCACTTCACCCCGACCGGCTCCTCGTGGATCAACCAGGTCGAGCGGTGGTTCGGCTTCCTGGCCGACCAGATGATCCGCCGCGGCGCACACAAGAACGTCCAGGCCCTCGAAGCCGACATCCGCAAATGGGTCAAGAACTGGAACGAAGACCCCAAGCCGTTCATCTGGACCAAGACAGCCGAGGAGATCCTCGACTCCCTAGCCCGTTTCTGCCGACGAATCTCCGGCGCAGGACACTAG
- a CDS encoding recombinase family protein, translated as MTTDTNRTERVLGILRLSRDVEGSTSIERQREAIEHAAARPDRHARVVAWAEDSGVSGGMDPFKRPALAPWFAERAGEWDTLMIYKIDRLSRRVAHFSKVLDWCRENGKTIISVSEGIDLSTPMGTVFAHIIAAFAQGELDTIRGRVEAAKAKRHAEGWWIAGLPPFGYTLERLGDGKGKWLVQNPEYAEMARGFAKAVLEGRSLRSMAKELNERRVLTWQDTISVMAGKPARGSKWTSDSIREVLKNPRIAGFFTYKGEVVEDPETLRPVMVTAEPILDAATWEKVVARLATNQRTARTTRSKAMLVGVGRCGGCGGGIQKAERTITKKTGPTAGAEYRYVSYRCANKARHGICGQGPLQVPAEALEDFVTESLLGNLGDLPVMERVALTVIDPSLELNKVTGRLAMLNEDFLAGVYDSEEEAEQYRTMRRKLVRRRDALRGEAEAFTEQANTYRPTGQTWADMWAGKTDEERQEFLKLHGVTVKVFRDMAEHSRYSFWLDLGDIRGMAAAAGVTADVSADAGGVAYQVPVEAIEALTADSGLLWVDGKLTASVLRQ; from the coding sequence ATGACGACTGACACGAACCGCACCGAGCGGGTGCTCGGGATCCTGCGCCTCTCGCGCGATGTGGAGGGATCGACGAGCATCGAGCGGCAGCGCGAGGCGATCGAACATGCCGCCGCCCGGCCTGACCGTCACGCCCGCGTCGTGGCCTGGGCGGAAGACTCCGGGGTCTCGGGTGGGATGGACCCGTTCAAGCGCCCCGCGCTCGCCCCGTGGTTCGCCGAGCGCGCCGGGGAATGGGACACCCTCATGATCTACAAGATAGATCGGCTTTCCCGCAGGGTAGCCCATTTCTCGAAGGTGCTCGACTGGTGCCGCGAGAACGGAAAGACCATCATTTCCGTGTCCGAGGGAATCGACCTCAGCACACCGATGGGTACGGTATTCGCGCACATCATCGCGGCGTTCGCTCAGGGAGAGCTTGACACTATTCGAGGCCGCGTGGAGGCCGCCAAAGCGAAGCGGCATGCGGAAGGTTGGTGGATCGCAGGTCTGCCGCCATTCGGATACACGCTGGAACGCTTGGGCGACGGTAAAGGCAAATGGCTGGTTCAGAATCCCGAATATGCGGAGATGGCTCGCGGTTTCGCTAAGGCCGTCCTCGAAGGTCGGTCGCTGCGCTCGATGGCGAAAGAGCTGAACGAACGCAGGGTGCTTACCTGGCAGGACACCATTTCGGTGATGGCTGGCAAGCCTGCCAGGGGTTCGAAGTGGACGAGCGACAGCATTCGCGAGGTTCTGAAGAACCCTCGCATTGCCGGATTCTTCACCTACAAGGGAGAAGTGGTTGAAGACCCCGAAACGCTTAGGCCGGTCATGGTCACAGCTGAGCCGATCCTTGATGCGGCTACCTGGGAGAAGGTAGTTGCCCGCCTGGCTACGAATCAGCGCACTGCACGCACGACGAGGAGTAAGGCGATGCTTGTCGGTGTCGGGCGCTGCGGCGGTTGCGGTGGCGGTATCCAGAAAGCCGAGCGCACCATTACAAAGAAGACCGGCCCTACGGCCGGGGCAGAATACCGATACGTGTCTTACCGCTGCGCCAATAAAGCCCGGCACGGCATTTGCGGCCAAGGCCCTTTGCAGGTGCCTGCTGAGGCGCTGGAAGATTTCGTGACTGAATCCCTACTCGGAAACCTCGGCGACCTGCCGGTGATGGAACGTGTTGCGCTGACCGTCATTGATCCGAGTTTGGAGCTGAACAAGGTTACTGGCCGCCTGGCGATGTTGAACGAGGATTTCCTCGCTGGCGTATATGACAGCGAGGAGGAGGCGGAGCAGTACCGCACGATGCGCCGGAAGCTTGTCCGGCGCAGGGATGCTCTTAGGGGAGAGGCTGAGGCTTTCACGGAGCAGGCGAACACGTATCGTCCGACTGGGCAAACCTGGGCGGACATGTGGGCGGGGAAGACGGACGAGGAGCGTCAGGAGTTTCTGAAGCTCCACGGAGTGACGGTCAAGGTGTTCCGCGACATGGCGGAGCACTCGCGCTACTCGTTCTGGCTCGACCTGGGCGACATTCGCGGCATGGCTGCGGCTGCTGGCGTAACGGCGGACGTAAGCGCGGATGCGGGCGGAGTGGCCTATCAGGTGCCTGTGGAGGCTATAGAGGCTCTGACGGCCGACTCTGGCCTGTTGTGGGTCGATGGCAAGCTGACCGCTAGTGTCCTGCGCCAGTAG
- a CDS encoding MarR family winged helix-turn-helix transcriptional regulator, with translation MTPASEPPRWLTDPEQDAWYAWRRMFPLVNAEIARDLSQDSGLSEADYDVLSVLGSTDGHRMRITALAELMQWSRSRLSHQLTRMEKRGVVRREEVAADGRGAEVVLTGTGVATITEAAPLHVESVRRHLIDILTPDQLRTLAEVGELLRERKGAKRKT, from the coding sequence ATGACCCCCGCATCCGAGCCGCCCCGCTGGCTCACGGATCCCGAACAGGACGCCTGGTACGCGTGGCGGCGAATGTTCCCGCTGGTCAACGCGGAGATCGCGCGCGACCTCAGCCAGGACAGCGGGCTCTCCGAGGCCGACTACGACGTCCTGTCGGTGCTCGGCTCCACGGACGGCCACCGCATGCGGATCACGGCGCTGGCCGAACTGATGCAGTGGTCCCGCAGCCGGCTTTCCCACCAGCTCACCCGCATGGAGAAGCGCGGCGTCGTCCGCCGCGAGGAGGTGGCCGCGGACGGCCGGGGCGCGGAGGTCGTCCTCACCGGCACGGGCGTGGCCACGATCACGGAGGCGGCCCCCCTCCACGTGGAGTCGGTCCGCCGCCACCTGATCGACATCCTGACACCGGACCAACTCCGCACCCTGGCCGAGGTCGGCGAACTCCTCCGCGAACGCAAGGGCGCCAAGCGCAAGACCTGA
- a CDS encoding NADPH-dependent FMN reductase, with translation MTRLHVISAATRPTSSGRPLAHWVTEQARAHGGFEVTPVDLAEIALPFLDEPAYASTGNYAHQHTRDWSALVDSADAFLFVLPMYNGGFSAPFKNAIDFLYNEWKGKAVGLVSYSAGPTGGVPAAEMLLPVLTRLGMLPAERSVAVPGIPKLIGPEGFEAPEALTGELAGVLDDVAALAAQRAAESVTA, from the coding sequence ATGACCCGCCTGCACGTCATCTCCGCCGCCACCCGCCCCACCTCCTCCGGCCGCCCCCTCGCCCACTGGGTCACCGAGCAGGCCCGCGCGCACGGCGGCTTCGAGGTCACCCCCGTCGACCTCGCCGAGATCGCGCTGCCCTTCCTCGACGAGCCCGCATACGCCTCGACCGGCAACTACGCCCACCAGCACACCCGCGACTGGAGCGCCCTGGTCGACTCGGCCGACGCCTTCCTCTTCGTCCTGCCGATGTACAACGGCGGCTTCAGCGCACCCTTCAAGAACGCCATCGACTTCCTCTACAACGAGTGGAAGGGCAAGGCGGTCGGCCTCGTCAGCTACAGCGCCGGCCCCACCGGCGGCGTCCCGGCCGCCGAGATGCTGCTGCCGGTGCTCACCCGCCTCGGCATGCTGCCCGCCGAGCGCTCCGTCGCGGTCCCGGGCATCCCCAAGCTGATCGGGCCCGAGGGCTTCGAGGCCCCCGAGGCGCTCACCGGCGAGCTGGCCGGCGTGCTGGACGACGTGGCCGCGCTGGCCGCGCAGCGCGCCGCGGAGTCCGTCACGGCGTGA